In Paludibaculum fermentans, the genomic stretch GCGCGCAGGCCACGCCATGCACGTGGCGCTGGTGGCAAAGATTATGTCCGATCCGTCCCTGTATGAAATCGTCACCGGCGACGAGAATTCGATGAGCCTGGTGCACGCGTCGTCGTTCTGATGCGCTATCTACCCAACACCATCACCATCCTTCGAATCCTGTTTACTCCTTTGATTGGCGTCTTTCTGGCGCGCCACGACGCCCGCGGCGCGTTTCCCCTGATGTTCGTGGCCGGCTTCTCGGACATGCTGGACGGCTATCTGGCGCGGCGCTTCCAGTGGCAGTCGAAGCTGGGTGGCATGCTGGATCCCATCGCCGACAAGGTGCTGGCGATTACGGTGTACCTGGGCCTGGCGTTCGGCGGGTCGATGCCCTGGTGGCTGGTGTGGCTGGTGCTGGGCCGCGACGCCCTGATCCTGCTGTTTTCGGCCGGCGCCCTACTTTTTACAAAGATCCGCGCACTGCCGCCCAGCATTTGGGGCAAGTTCAGCACTTTCTTCCAGTTAGGACTGGCGGGCTGGATCATCATGGACTTGGCCTGGCCCGGTTATCCGCCACATTGGGTGATTACGTCGTTTCTTTGGCTCTCCGCGGCGGCCACAGTGGTGAGCGGGCTGCACTATATGTACACCGGAGTCCGGTTGCTGCGCGAAGCTTAAATTGACGGCTCCGTCGCTGGGGTTTACGCTGGAAGTGTGGGGCAAGGCATGATTCGGTTTACTCCGGCGCGTACCTACCTGACCGCGGCGGCAGTGGCTCTCGGGCTGGCTGCTTTCTCCGGTTGGTGCGCCCTCTCCTGG encodes the following:
- a CDS encoding CDP-alcohol phosphatidyltransferase family protein codes for the protein MRYLPNTITILRILFTPLIGVFLARHDARGAFPLMFVAGFSDMLDGYLARRFQWQSKLGGMLDPIADKVLAITVYLGLAFGGSMPWWLVWLVLGRDALILLFSAGALLFTKIRALPPSIWGKFSTFFQLGLAGWIIMDLAWPGYPPHWVITSFLWLSAAATVVSGLHYMYTGVRLLREA